In a genomic window of Feifania hominis:
- a CDS encoding V-type ATPase subunit has product MRKLNDSAYLYASGKIKVLENALLTSEDVEKLIDARSNDEILKILADHGYDSRDIDPAEAHFYDELIENARSDVYEFIQSIAPSVENFHIFLYPTDYHNLKVAVKSEIGGAEKSFYMKGGSVPVKALVHAVRERDFGALTRPMAEGVEQAFEQFERSGDPQEIDIILDNHCFLDMKRLALRSGSDYLKSYVDTVVDVSNIKSFFRLRRMNATRVFAARVMQVGGLIAPERLASLYDAGVEAFVRALEGGAYGELVSQGAKLLGEPGGMAALEQYCDDFQMRTVRRARRIPFGEEVLAGYLLAKETEFKMIRIIMAGRRAGLGYEEIKGRLRLLYV; this is encoded by the coding sequence TTGCGTAAGCTAAACGACTCGGCCTACTTATATGCCTCGGGCAAAATCAAGGTGCTTGAGAATGCGCTTCTCACGTCGGAGGATGTGGAGAAGCTCATCGACGCGCGCTCGAATGATGAGATTTTGAAAATTCTCGCCGACCACGGCTACGACAGCCGTGACATTGACCCCGCCGAGGCGCACTTCTATGACGAGCTCATTGAGAACGCGCGAAGTGACGTCTATGAGTTTATTCAGTCCATTGCGCCGTCGGTTGAGAATTTTCACATTTTTCTCTATCCGACCGATTACCACAACCTCAAGGTGGCGGTCAAAAGCGAGATCGGCGGCGCCGAGAAGAGTTTCTACATGAAAGGCGGCAGCGTTCCGGTCAAGGCGCTCGTGCACGCAGTGCGCGAGCGTGATTTCGGCGCGCTCACGCGGCCCATGGCCGAGGGTGTGGAGCAGGCCTTTGAGCAGTTTGAGCGCAGCGGCGACCCGCAGGAGATTGACATCATTCTGGACAATCACTGCTTTCTTGATATGAAGCGCCTTGCCCTGCGCTCGGGCAGCGACTATCTCAAAAGCTATGTCGACACGGTTGTCGATGTGAGCAACATCAAATCCTTTTTCCGCCTCAGGAGAATGAATGCGACGCGGGTTTTCGCCGCGCGCGTCATGCAGGTGGGCGGGCTGATTGCGCCTGAGCGCCTCGCGTCGCTCTACGACGCGGGTGTTGAGGCGTTTGTCCGGGCGCTTGAGGGCGGCGCCTACGGTGAGCTTGTCTCACAGGGGGCAAAGCTGCTCGGTGAGCCGGGCGGTATGGCCGCTCTCGAGCAGTACTGCGACGACTTCCAGATGCGCACCGTGCGCCGCGCGAGGCGCATCCCGTTTGGGGAAGAGGTGCTCGCGGGCTATCTGCTCGCCAAGGAGACGGAGTTTAAGATGATTCGCATCATCATGGCGGGCCGGCGCGCCGGGCTCGGCTACGAGGAGATCAAGGGGAGGCTGAGACTGCTGTATGTATAA
- a CDS encoding V-type ATP synthase subunit A — MSEGKIVKVSGPLVVAEGMRDANMFDVVRVGRQKLIGEVIEMRGDRASVQVYEETAGLGPGDEVVSTGAPLSVELGPGLIEGIFDGIERPLEVIRSMVGSNITRGIDVTALDHEKKWDFTPTVKVGDRVVPGDVIGTVQETIVILHKIMVPVGIEGEITEIKSGSFTIVDTVAVVRDAAGEQHEVCMMQRCPVRRARPIKQKLSVAAPMITGQRIIDTFFPVAKGGTAAIPGPFGSGKTVVQHQLAKWSDVDVVVYIGCGERGNEMTDVLREFPELKDPKTGESLMKRTVLIANTSDMPVAAREASIYTGITIAEYFRDMGYSVAIMADSTSRWAEALREMSGRLEEMPGEEGYPAYLTSRLAQFYERAGRVQCLGSDERIGSLTAIGAVSPPGGDISEPVSQATLRIVKVYWGLDSSLAYRRHFPAINWLTSYSLYADTLGWWMNKHVDEDWMKLRAEAMALLQQESELDEIVRLVGVDALSPSDRLVLEVARSIREDYLQQNAFDDNDAHASHQKQVKLLKMVLSYYAEGKRALAAGADMGKLFELPVREMISRAKSVTEADMDDYYNKVQQELEQSVADLVAKEG; from the coding sequence ATGAGCGAGGGAAAGATCGTAAAAGTTTCGGGACCGCTGGTCGTCGCCGAGGGCATGAGAGACGCCAACATGTTTGACGTTGTGCGTGTCGGCCGCCAGAAGCTGATTGGCGAGGTCATTGAGATGAGAGGCGACAGAGCTTCGGTTCAGGTCTATGAGGAGACCGCGGGCCTCGGCCCGGGCGACGAGGTTGTCTCAACCGGCGCGCCGCTGTCGGTCGAGCTCGGCCCCGGCCTGATCGAGGGCATTTTTGACGGAATTGAGCGCCCGCTTGAGGTCATTCGCAGCATGGTCGGCTCCAACATCACAAGGGGCATCGACGTGACGGCGCTCGACCACGAGAAGAAGTGGGACTTCACACCGACGGTCAAGGTCGGCGATCGGGTGGTGCCGGGCGATGTGATCGGCACCGTGCAGGAGACCATCGTCATTCTGCACAAGATCATGGTCCCCGTCGGCATTGAGGGGGAGATTACCGAGATCAAGTCGGGCAGCTTCACCATCGTTGACACGGTGGCCGTTGTCCGGGATGCGGCGGGGGAGCAGCATGAGGTCTGCATGATGCAGCGCTGCCCCGTGCGCCGCGCGCGGCCGATTAAGCAGAAGCTGTCGGTCGCGGCTCCGATGATCACCGGCCAGCGCATTATCGACACCTTTTTCCCGGTGGCAAAGGGCGGCACAGCCGCCATTCCCGGGCCTTTCGGCAGCGGTAAGACCGTTGTGCAGCACCAGCTGGCGAAGTGGTCGGATGTGGACGTCGTGGTCTACATCGGCTGCGGTGAGCGCGGCAATGAGATGACCGACGTTCTGCGCGAGTTCCCGGAGCTCAAGGACCCGAAGACCGGCGAGAGCCTCATGAAGCGCACGGTGCTCATCGCGAACACCTCCGATATGCCTGTCGCGGCGCGCGAGGCCTCCATCTACACGGGAATCACCATTGCGGAGTACTTCCGCGACATGGGCTACTCGGTCGCCATCATGGCCGACTCGACCTCCCGCTGGGCTGAGGCGCTGCGCGAGATGTCGGGCCGCCTTGAGGAGATGCCCGGCGAAGAGGGCTATCCCGCCTATCTGACCTCGCGCCTTGCGCAGTTCTACGAGCGTGCCGGCCGGGTGCAGTGCCTCGGCTCCGACGAGCGCATTGGCTCGCTGACCGCCATCGGCGCAGTCTCGCCGCCCGGCGGCGACATCTCGGAGCCGGTCTCTCAGGCGACGCTTCGCATCGTCAAGGTCTACTGGGGTCTCGACTCATCGCTCGCCTACCGGCGCCACTTCCCGGCGATCAACTGGCTGACGAGCTACTCGCTGTATGCCGACACACTCGGCTGGTGGATGAACAAGCATGTCGACGAGGATTGGATGAAGCTGCGCGCCGAGGCGATGGCGCTGCTGCAGCAGGAGTCGGAACTCGACGAGATTGTGCGCCTGGTCGGCGTGGACGCGCTCTCCCCCTCGGACCGCCTGGTGCTCGAGGTGGCGCGCAGCATCCGCGAGGACTATCTGCAGCAGAACGCCTTTGATGACAACGACGCGCACGCCTCGCACCAGAAGCAGGTGAAGCTGCTGAAGATGGTGCTCAGCTATTACGCCGAGGGCAAGCGCGCTCTCGCGGCGGGCGCCGACATGGGCAAGCTCTTTGAGCTGCCGGTGCGTGAGATGATCTCCCGCGCCAAGTCGGTCACCGAGGCCGATATGGACGACTACTACAACAAGGTGCAGCAGGAGCTCGAGCAGAGCGTTGCGGACCTTGTCGCAAAGGAGGGGTGA
- a CDS encoding NAD(P)/FAD-dependent oxidoreductase, translated as MYDVIIIGRGPAGISAAIYTARANLKTLVVAKDYGALAKTDKIENYYGFTEPVGGMELLQNGERQAQRLGAEVVECEVLSVKREEYFTVSTTAGEYESRALILATGTARKKAQHLNLTEFEGRGVSFCAVCDGFFYRGKKVGVLGAGDYALAEAGELSAFTQDIVLLTDGAPLTADFSSFRVEPRRITAVEGGDRLEAVRFEDGGREELAGLFVALGTASALDLARKTGIATLENRIAVDARMKTNIDGLFAAGDVTGGFLQVAKAVGDGAVAAKGVIDYVRRLG; from the coding sequence ATGTACGATGTCATCATCATCGGCAGAGGTCCCGCGGGGATCTCGGCCGCGATCTATACTGCGAGGGCCAATCTTAAGACACTCGTTGTCGCCAAGGATTACGGCGCCCTTGCAAAGACGGACAAAATCGAAAACTACTACGGCTTTACCGAGCCGGTCGGCGGCATGGAGCTGCTGCAAAACGGCGAGCGCCAGGCGCAGCGCCTCGGCGCGGAGGTGGTCGAGTGTGAGGTGCTCTCCGTAAAGCGGGAGGAGTACTTCACCGTTTCGACCACGGCCGGGGAGTACGAGAGCCGTGCGCTCATACTTGCCACGGGCACGGCGCGCAAAAAGGCGCAGCACCTCAATCTCACCGAGTTTGAGGGGCGGGGCGTGAGCTTCTGCGCGGTGTGCGACGGTTTTTTCTACCGGGGGAAAAAAGTGGGCGTGCTCGGTGCGGGCGACTACGCGCTCGCCGAAGCGGGCGAGCTGTCAGCCTTTACGCAGGACATTGTTCTGCTCACGGACGGCGCGCCGCTCACCGCCGACTTTTCCAGCTTTCGCGTGGAGCCGCGGCGCATCACGGCCGTGGAGGGAGGCGATCGCCTCGAGGCGGTGCGCTTTGAGGACGGCGGGCGCGAGGAGCTCGCGGGGCTCTTTGTGGCACTCGGCACGGCATCGGCGCTCGACCTTGCGCGCAAGACCGGCATTGCCACCCTTGAAAACCGCATCGCTGTCGATGCACGGATGAAAACCAACATTGACGGTCTCTTCGCCGCGGGCGACGTGACCGGCGGCTTTCTGCAGGTGGCAAAGGCCGTCGGCGACGGCGCAGTCGCAGCCAAGGGCGTCATCGACTATGTCAGGAGGCTCGGATGA
- a CDS encoding V-type ATP synthase subunit E family protein: protein MAGIEKILERIESEAVTLEREILEQAEQNRKQILEDLKSEAEFERAAALERARDDADKSRERIVAGEKMNSRKRELAAKQQMIDLAFEKAGERLTALVGEPFAKTVAAMAARALTTGREEICFSRADFEKLPADFAGTLKAACAAQGVSFEGKILCDEQIRASGFVVRDGAIETNCTFDALLRQHREALTPVVAKTLF from the coding sequence GTGGCTGGAATCGAGAAGATTCTCGAGAGAATCGAGAGCGAGGCTGTGACTCTGGAGCGTGAGATTCTGGAGCAGGCCGAGCAAAACAGAAAACAGATTTTGGAAGATCTCAAGAGCGAGGCCGAATTTGAGCGGGCCGCGGCGCTCGAGCGGGCGCGTGACGACGCAGATAAGAGCCGCGAGCGCATTGTCGCCGGCGAGAAGATGAATTCGCGCAAGCGCGAGCTCGCCGCAAAGCAGCAGATGATTGATCTCGCCTTTGAAAAGGCGGGTGAGCGGCTTACGGCGCTTGTCGGCGAGCCGTTTGCAAAGACCGTCGCCGCAATGGCGGCGCGCGCGCTCACGACCGGCCGGGAGGAGATCTGTTTTTCCCGCGCCGACTTTGAGAAGCTGCCCGCGGATTTTGCCGGGACGCTCAAGGCCGCCTGTGCCGCTCAGGGCGTTTCGTTTGAGGGGAAGATCCTCTGTGACGAGCAGATCAGAGCCAGCGGCTTTGTGGTGCGCGACGGCGCGATCGAGACCAACTGCACATTCGACGCGCTGCTGCGCCAGCACCGCGAGGCGCTGACCCCTGTGGTCGCGAAGACGCTGTTCTGA
- a CDS encoding V-type ATP synthase subunit K produces the protein MKLSEIFLNGNFLAILGAAITIILCGWGSAKGVGRAGEAAAGVVSEDPSKFSQCLLLQALPATQGIYGTLIAFIIMIKIGLIGGGMVTVSTSSGLAILAASMPMAIVGYISAIYQARVSAAGIGIVAKKPNEVAKGMIFAAMVETYAVLALLISFLCIQNIPV, from the coding sequence ATGAAACTTTCCGAAATCTTCTTAAACGGCAACTTCCTCGCAATTCTCGGCGCGGCCATCACCATCATTCTCTGCGGCTGGGGTTCGGCCAAGGGCGTCGGCCGCGCAGGCGAGGCGGCTGCCGGTGTGGTCAGCGAAGACCCGTCCAAGTTCAGCCAGTGCCTGCTGCTTCAGGCGCTCCCGGCGACCCAGGGCATCTACGGCACTCTGATCGCCTTTATCATCATGATCAAAATCGGTCTGATCGGCGGCGGCATGGTCACGGTCTCGACTTCGTCGGGCCTTGCGATTCTCGCAGCCTCCATGCCGATGGCGATCGTCGGTTACATCTCGGCCATCTACCAGGCCCGCGTCTCGGCGGCCGGCATCGGCATCGTAGCCAAAAAGCCCAACGAGGTTGCCAAGGGCATGATCTTCGCCGCGATGGTTGAGACCTACGCCGTTCTGGCGCTGCTGATTTCCTTCCTCTGCATCCAGAACATTCCTGTTTAA
- the yfcE gene encoding phosphodiesterase → MKLMIASDLHGSYYYAQRMRECYSREGAQRLLLLGDLLYHGPRNDLPRDYAPKQVIALLNEMKHELFCVRGNCDAEVDQMVLEFPILADYMLLFLGGRTVFVTHGHVHNEDALPPLQPGDVLLHGHTHLPEMRRVDGGVWYLNPGSLAIPKGGNPPSYMTWEDGLWQIKALDGQVLREGNLA, encoded by the coding sequence ATGAAACTGATGATCGCGTCCGACCTGCACGGCTCGTACTACTATGCGCAGCGCATGCGCGAGTGCTACTCCCGCGAGGGGGCGCAGCGCCTGCTGCTGCTCGGGGATCTGCTCTACCACGGGCCGCGAAACGATCTGCCGCGCGACTATGCGCCAAAGCAGGTCATTGCCCTTTTAAATGAGATGAAGCACGAACTCTTCTGCGTGCGGGGCAACTGCGACGCCGAGGTCGACCAGATGGTGCTCGAATTTCCGATTCTGGCCGACTATATGCTGCTCTTTCTCGGCGGGCGCACGGTCTTTGTCACCCATGGACATGTTCACAATGAGGATGCTCTGCCGCCGCTGCAGCCAGGCGATGTGCTGCTGCACGGCCACACCCATCTGCCCGAGATGCGGCGCGTCGACGGCGGCGTCTGGTATCTGAATCCCGGCTCGCTTGCCATTCCAAAGGGAGGCAATCCGCCGAGCTACATGACCTGGGAGGATGGCCTCTGGCAGATCAAGGCCCTCGACGGGCAGGTGCTGCGCGAGGGGAATCTTGCCTGA
- a CDS encoding V-type ATP synthase subunit F, with the protein MYKICVIGDRESVLGFSALGLDICEVSSTLETSRRLTDRKWMEQYAVVYITEDAARDNFDLIDYYKDRETPAIILIPGKNGPLGYGVNNVKKSVERAVGADILFRD; encoded by the coding sequence ATGTATAAGATCTGCGTCATCGGCGACCGTGAGAGCGTTCTCGGCTTCTCGGCGCTGGGGCTCGATATCTGCGAGGTTTCGAGCACACTCGAGACCTCCAGGCGCCTGACCGACCGCAAATGGATGGAACAGTATGCCGTGGTCTACATCACAGAGGACGCGGCGCGCGACAACTTTGATCTGATTGACTACTACAAGGACCGTGAGACGCCGGCAATCATTCTGATTCCGGGGAAGAACGGACCGCTCGGCTACGGCGTGAACAATGTGAAAAAATCGGTGGAACGGGCCGTAGGCGCCGATATCCTATTTAGAGATTAG
- a CDS encoding V-type ATP synthase subunit I → MSVVKMKTLSLIGMQADRAEILQQLAALGYVEISDAAADGEAAALLTRDSADGDSAQAQDVAERLTRALAAVFPYLPKRAMFAQKPIVTKDELLSAYRDREQVLRIADEISAHVSSIDALRSEATRLAAQNELLEPWLTLDVDLRMRPTRHVELLCGTIPASYTVEAVREALAQQVEESYLKEVSTDRDQHYLFLAVWASQEADAMRALRDFGFGRVSFKDVEGTAQQISASNSGRIAEIDSEIAELQKQIETYADEGQKLELLQDATGYILQTIRVREKLATTDQTFYLKGYLPAAAADHLEQTLSGYDVCIVTQDAQNGDEDVPILLKNSAAVEPYEMITELYSLPKYRELDPNTVMAPFFWLFFGMMLSDAGYGLLMVIIGGLALKKLKPRGTMKKILGLVFQCGFSTMFVGLVYGSFFGDAIPVVTEMFTGVRYGLKVFFDPLTDPLTMLIVCVVLGAVHIMAGMAVQAYQLIREGKVLDAIFDIGFWYVVFIGIAVMVLVPGNAGLYVILAGVVGIVLTGGREKKNIFQKLFSGILSLYDVTGFLSDILSYSRILALGLATSVISSVFNIMGSLGGPTIPGAILFAIVFVVGHTFNIAINILGSYVHASRLQYVEFFSKFYRSGGRPFEPFQVKTKYNDFTFKEETNQ, encoded by the coding sequence ATGTCAGTAGTAAAGATGAAAACGCTCTCCCTGATCGGTATGCAGGCGGATCGTGCGGAGATTCTGCAGCAGCTCGCGGCGCTCGGCTATGTCGAGATCAGCGACGCCGCAGCGGACGGTGAGGCAGCGGCGCTGCTCACGCGCGACAGCGCAGATGGGGACAGCGCGCAGGCGCAGGATGTCGCCGAGCGGCTCACAAGGGCGCTCGCCGCGGTATTCCCCTATCTGCCGAAGCGCGCGATGTTCGCCCAGAAGCCCATCGTCACCAAGGACGAGCTGCTCAGCGCCTACCGCGACAGGGAACAGGTGCTTCGCATAGCGGACGAGATCAGCGCCCATGTGTCGTCGATTGACGCGCTGCGAAGCGAGGCCACGAGACTTGCGGCACAAAACGAACTTCTCGAGCCGTGGCTGACACTCGATGTGGATCTGCGAATGAGACCGACGCGGCATGTGGAGCTGCTCTGCGGCACCATTCCGGCAAGCTATACAGTGGAGGCGGTGCGCGAGGCGCTCGCGCAGCAGGTGGAAGAGAGCTATCTCAAGGAGGTTTCGACCGACCGCGACCAACACTATCTCTTTTTGGCGGTCTGGGCCTCGCAGGAGGCTGACGCCATGCGCGCGCTGCGCGACTTCGGCTTCGGCCGGGTGTCGTTTAAGGACGTCGAGGGCACCGCGCAGCAGATAAGCGCGTCGAACAGCGGACGAATCGCCGAAATCGACAGCGAGATCGCCGAGCTGCAAAAACAGATCGAGACCTATGCCGACGAGGGCCAGAAGCTCGAGCTGCTGCAGGATGCCACGGGTTACATTCTCCAGACCATCCGCGTGCGGGAAAAGCTGGCGACAACCGACCAGACGTTCTATCTGAAAGGCTATCTTCCGGCGGCCGCGGCCGACCACCTCGAGCAGACGCTCAGCGGCTACGATGTCTGCATCGTCACGCAGGACGCGCAAAACGGCGACGAGGATGTGCCGATTCTGCTCAAGAACTCCGCCGCGGTGGAGCCCTACGAGATGATCACCGAGCTCTACAGTCTGCCCAAGTACCGCGAGCTCGACCCCAATACGGTCATGGCGCCGTTTTTCTGGCTCTTTTTCGGCATGATGCTCTCGGATGCGGGCTACGGCCTGCTGATGGTCATCATCGGCGGGCTTGCGCTCAAAAAGCTCAAGCCGCGCGGCACCATGAAAAAGATCCTGGGGCTTGTGTTCCAGTGCGGCTTTTCAACTATGTTTGTCGGGCTTGTGTACGGCAGCTTCTTCGGCGACGCGATCCCGGTTGTCACCGAGATGTTCACCGGCGTCCGCTACGGGCTCAAGGTCTTCTTTGACCCGCTGACTGACCCGCTGACCATGCTGATTGTCTGCGTGGTGCTCGGCGCGGTTCACATCATGGCCGGTATGGCCGTGCAGGCCTATCAGCTCATCCGCGAGGGCAAGGTGCTCGACGCGATCTTCGACATCGGCTTCTGGTATGTGGTTTTCATCGGCATCGCCGTGATGGTGCTCGTGCCGGGCAATGCGGGGCTCTATGTGATCCTCGCCGGAGTTGTGGGCATTGTGCTCACCGGCGGCCGTGAGAAGAAAAACATCTTTCAAAAGCTCTTCTCGGGCATTTTGAGCCTCTACGATGTCACGGGCTTTTTATCGGATATCCTGTCCTACTCGCGCATTCTCGCGCTGGGGTTGGCGACTTCGGTCATCTCCTCGGTGTTCAACATCATGGGCTCGCTCGGCGGGCCGACCATACCGGGCGCCATTCTGTTTGCAATTGTGTTTGTGGTGGGACATACGTTCAACATCGCCATCAACATCCTCGGCTCCTATGTGCACGCGAGCAGATTGCAGTACGTTGAGTTCTTCAGCAAGTTCTACCGCAGCGGCGGACGCCCCTTTGAACCGTTTCAAGTTAAAACAAAATACAACGATTTCACATTCAAGGAGGAGACAAACCAATGA